Below is a genomic region from Medicago truncatula cultivar Jemalong A17 chromosome 3, MtrunA17r5.0-ANR, whole genome shotgun sequence.
TCGAACATGGGACTATGGAAGTATTGAGAAAAACTTGAGTTGTATTGAATTGGAAACCTAAAACTATCTTGATGAGAGGTTAAAGAAGGATCATGGAGTGAAGCACAATTTTGTGTTACAGAAGGGACTTGAAGACTAAAGTTGGGACTGGAACGATAACGTTTGAAGCGAAAAGGTGTAGATAAGAGTGGTGCAGGTCTTTGGAAAGTGAAAGAGAGAGGTGAAGGTGAAGATGACAATGGTGTAGGTGAAGTCTCTATGAATGTGTGAGGAGAATAAGaatgttgtcgttgttgtctATGTTGGAGTGGTGAAGAGAGAGGAGACTGATGATGAGTTGGTGTTGGGGATAAAGGGTGAAggtgttgatgttgttgttgttgttgttgatattgatgGTGGTTTTGATTGAAAAACTCAAACTTTGGTGTAATGTTGTTAGGGTTTGTTCCTGTTGGTGTGACACATTGTGAAGGTGTTGTTGGTGTGTTGGGACGATCATGTTCGTCTGAATAGAGAGGAAGACCTTGTCTTTGACGACGTTTGATTCTTGTGTTCCAGTAGTTCTTTATTTCATTGTCTGTTCTTCCAGGTAACTGCCACAATACACAACaattaatatttgattgtttaataatcaaattagtttcaTTAATAAAGATGCATTAGTCTATGTGACAAATGTGATCAAGATGcacatttttggattttgtagAAACAAAAGTTGATTgtatgaatgattattgatagAAATTGGATTGTTTAGATCAAATTATTGAATTTACAATGTGATTCGTATAATCTTAAATAGATAGTCTTGTTTTGTCCAATTGTGACTGCATGCAATCTTGGGTCCCTAAGTTTAGTATGATGAATATTTCTTAACTGCCATCAtcctaaataaatttttaaagatCGATTACATCATGActctaataaataaaaaattgaaatctcaATTgtctaatatttaattaaagtttTATAGCTTGTATGcattataacaacattttagtTTAGGTTAGGACTAAAGGAAAgacaaaaaaatgaagaagaaaaatgcataCATACCAAAGCAGCCATTCGAGCCCATTTGTTACCAAATTGAGCATGGAGTTCAACAATGATTTTCTCTTCTTCATGAGAAAATGCACCTTTCTTCAAGTTGGGTCTTAAATGATTAGCCCATCTAAGCCTACAACTTTTCCCACAACGATTTAAACCTATATTTTTTTGAACTGCATTCCAATTCCCTTCACCATGTTTTGTCACATAATCTATCAAAATTGTATCCTCTCCTGTTGTCCAAGGACCCTTTTTCAAATTCGcctcatcaccaccaccactacTACCACTCTCTCCGCCACCGCCTCTTTCTATCATACCAAAGAACACATTTTCATCATTTACTGCGTCAACAATATTTGTCATGTGTTCCATCTTGCCAAAATGTGACACACTAGCTagtccaatatttttttgagagggcTAGCTAGTTTATATACTCTCCCTTGTTTGTATTACATATATGAAGTTTTCAATCTTCtatgtattttattattctcttttttctcAATAACCCTCCAATATTTCGCTAAAAATCAAAgaagtttatattttaaacttcttctaaagagaaaagaagagagtaGGAATTAGGAAG
It encodes:
- the LOC11444815 gene encoding transcription factor MYB97, with amino-acid sequence MEHMTNIVDAVNDENVFFGMIERGGGGESGSSGGGDEANLKKGPWTTGEDTILIDYVTKHGEGNWNAVQKNIGLNRCGKSCRLRWANHLRPNLKKGAFSHEEEKIIVELHAQFGNKWARMAALLPGRTDNEIKNYWNTRIKRRQRQGLPLYSDEHDRPNTPTTPSQCVTPTGTNPNNITPKFEFFNQNHHQYQQQQQQHQHLHPLSPTPTHHQSPLSSPLQHRQQRQHSYSPHTFIETSPTPLSSSPSPLSFTFQRPAPLLSTPFRFKRYRSSPNFSLQVPSVTQNCASLHDPSLTSHQDSFRFPIQYNSSFSQYFHSPMFESDQGVSSSSLPFSTKLELPSNQYSRLSSEQDVNVNNIEFNDPNSFQTNNSGLMGDLLMEAQTLASGQNSKKRNYLSLNEGNDMFNGFQSLDDFPLSSLYWSSNSGQKPKEEAPDLSKFMNDDISTMLTMMPSSTMQIQDWNNNNNNNASEVTNVQSSSGVVMADENFGLDIKPIASLFPLTNTTNNSNDDNNSENNSFYTWGNLPELC